A part of Vulcanisaeta moutnovskia 768-28 genomic DNA contains:
- the psmA gene encoding archaeal proteasome endopeptidase complex subunit alpha, whose product MFSPQVYGYDRAITIFSPEGELYQVRYAGEAVKRGWATIGIKCVDGVVLAAEKRKVSSLIDLGSIEKVYMVDDHVGIAASGLLSDARVLIEYARQEAQTHRLLYDEPIDVELLTKRISDLKQMHTQYGGVRPFGAALIVGGVDKHGPRLFQTDPGGIYFGFYAVAMGAESSRITEFLEKEYKYDMGVNDCVKLAIRALSLVLEAPEPDRLEIGVIDVKTKLFRKLTIDEVSKYLQEIKGSSQSQSS is encoded by the coding sequence ATGTTCTCTCCACAGGTATATGGATATGATAGGGCCATAACAATATTTAGTCCAGAGGGTGAGTTATACCAAGTTAGGTATGCTGGTGAGGCTGTTAAGAGGGGTTGGGCTACCATTGGTATTAAGTGCGTTGATGGTGTTGTGCTTGCTGCAGAGAAGAGAAAGGTAAGTTCCCTAATCGACCTGGGTAGTATTGAGAAGGTTTATATGGTTGATGATCACGTGGGCATAGCAGCATCGGGCTTATTGTCGGACGCCAGGGTACTTATTGAGTATGCTAGGCAGGAGGCCCAGACACATAGGTTGCTCTATGATGAGCCCATAGATGTTGAGTTATTGACCAAGAGGATTAGTGATCTTAAGCAGATGCATACGCAATACGGTGGTGTAAGGCCCTTTGGTGCTGCATTGATTGTTGGTGGTGTTGATAAGCATGGACCAAGGCTATTCCAGACAGACCCAGGCGGTATATACTTCGGCTTCTACGCGGTTGCCATGGGCGCCGAATCATCGAGAATAACGGAATTCCTCGAGAAGGAGTATAAGTATGACATGGGTGTTAATGATTGTGTAAAACTCGCAATCAGGGCATTAAGCCTAGTCCTTGAGGCACCCGAGCCTGATAGGCTAGAGATAGGAGTTATCGATGTTAAGACCAAGTTATTTAGGAAGTTAACAATAGATGAAGTAAGTAAGTATCTACAGGAGATTAAGGGATCTTCTCAGTCACAATCCTCATAA